The Mustela nigripes isolate SB6536 chromosome 11, MUSNIG.SB6536, whole genome shotgun sequence genomic interval ACACCCAGGTAGGGCCTGGAAGCCTCCTCAGCTGCCCCTGACCCTgcccagcccctcacccacctGCCAGGCAGCTGGGCCCCGGTGTCCCCGAGCCTGGGAAGGGCCTTCCGGAGGCAGCTGAGTGCCTCCTCCCTGCTGCTGTCCCCAGAAGCCACATCTGCTGGAGCTGGGACCCTGCCCGCCAGGCCGGGGCTAGGGGTGGGCCCAGGAGTCTGGAAGAATTTCTCCCGGGCCTGCTGCATCTTGGAAGCTGATGGGGTGCTGTCTGGGGCGTCTGCTGGGACTGGAGATGCTGGGCCCACACTGACCTTGGTCTGGGGGGCTGCCACATGGGGGGTCACCGAGCCTTGAGGGGTGGCCAAGTGAGAGTCCGCGGCACTCGGCATCAGGGCAGGACGGGGACTGACAGCTGCCTTGTCCTGGACCAGCGGTGACCACGCCGCTGGGGAGCTGTTGGCCACACGCATGCTGGCTTTGCCACCCTGGAGGCCCGCCGAGAAACTGGGCTTGGCTGAACTACCCGCGTGGACGTGGGAGGAGGCGGAGGCCGGAGGCTCAGCTGGAGTGGGGACACCCTTGGCCGCTGATTTGCCCACCACCGGCTCCAGGGCCGCTGGCCTGGATTTTGGTCCTGTGTCTCGGAGCCCATTTGCCTCCTGGGCCTTCCACGGGGCATTGCGCGGCTGGGAGTCCGAGGGCACAGCCCCTGGCCGTCGGGGGCCCGGGGTCCGCAACGTGGGGCTTGCGGACGTGGCTTCCGGGTGGTGGCTGGAACACACGAAGACGCCGGGCTCGCCGGTGGGCCTGTAGGCTCCAGAGTGCAGCGTGTTGGAGCACTGTTTACACCTGAGGCGGGGCAGAGGCAGACCCGTGAGGACACTCCAGGCGGGCACGCGCGCCCCACTCACGCACACGCCCGGGCACAGGTTCGTGCAGCCCCATGCCCACGTGTGTGGCGGGGACCCACGCGACAGGCACCCCCCCTCCCGGTCATTTGTGCCTGTGCCTATCAGCGcggcatatgcacacacacatgagcacACGCACGCGCCGGCCCCACCTGAAGCAGCTCCGGTGGTAGAGTTTCCCATCAGCCAGGTGTCGCTGCACAAGGTGCACGTGCTTGCCGCAGACCCCACAGGTGCTGCTGACTGAGCTGCTCGGCGAGGCCTGGCCCGTGGGAAGGGTGCCAGCTGTCATTTCTGAGCACcccccaggcctctctcctgACCACTGCCCCATCAGTGGGCGAGAAGATCCCACTTTACAAACCAGAGAACTGAGGCCCCGAGGGGAGCAGCCTGCCAGATGCTGCCAGGAGGGCCCATGCCCCAGCCGGCCAGACTTCAACTTCAGGGTCTGCAGCCCAACCCCAGCATAGGGGGTCTGGGGGCACAGAGGACAGGTTCACGAGCTCCTGCAGCCCCGGGAGGGGCAGCAGTCCTAACAGCAGGCTCGAACAGCAGGGGGCGCCCAACCACAGCAtattccctgcctccttcctgcctctgaaaGTGGGGATACCCTAACGTCCTGGGCAGGCCAGGAGGACACACCCAGGATTCTTTCCTGGCCCACCCAcaacagaggggcagaaggtcACAAAGGTCAGGACTCAGGGTCCCAGCTGTACTCAGCCTGCaccacctccctgggcctcagtgacCTATGGGTACAAGGGGTATCCTATCCCGACCTCGGGATAGGACCCCACTCCCAGGTGGTGTAGAGGTCACACTCAGTGccaggagccagagggagaggggggctgGGGCACTCACGGTCTTTGGCAGGAGGCCCCCTGAGCTGCCGTCCTTCCGCTGGATGGTGGGGTTTCTGTTGGCTGGAGACAGTGGCTGCTCCTGGGCTGCAGTGGGTGAGGGCCTGGCCAGCTGGGATGTGGCCTTCTTCCCGGATGGCTCCTCGCTGGACTCCGATGAGGGTCTCTTGATACCAGCCATGCCCCCAACTGCCATGACATAAGCAGGGTTAGGCTCTGAAAGCATCTGGGGCCACCCTCGGTCCAGATCTCCTGTGGGAGCCCGGGGCTGCTGGGAAGGGCAGCTCCCGCTGTCCAGGGGCGCGGGAGGGGTGGCCAAGAGCAACCGGGCGCACATTCCCAGTGGGGGCCTGGCTTCTCCTACGGCCCTCCCCTCTGGCTCTGAGAGCCCCGATCTGGGGTCAGGGAAGTGgaacttttctgtttctccacaaAGTGGAAAGATCAAGGAGGGGCTGGTCCTGTGCCCAGAGTGATTCCGGGGATTTCTGAGGCCTGGATGAggaatgtggggggaggggaagtggctGAGCTTTGGGGTGCACAAAGCAGCTGGAATAAAGTCCCTCAGGCCTGTCCCTCACCCACGCGCCCTGCCAGAGGCCCTGGCTTGCCAGGGCCAGCCTGATGTCTATAAGGCCAAATGTCAGGACCAAATGGCGTGGTAGGGGGTGCGGCCTCTGGAGCCAGGCCCGGGAGCCCACACAGGGTCTGCCAAGCTGCCTGAGGCAAGAGTTGTGGGCACAGTTTCCAGGCGTGTAGATGGGCAAGCTGAGACCGAGGGGGTGAGGAGAGGCAGGATCTGGGCGCATCCGTTTGGTGGACAGGTGTGGGGGGCCCTGCAGGGTCTGAACCCGTGCTCATTACTTCCAGAGCATGGGAGAGCCTTGCTCCCCTGGGGAGGAGACCACAGCTCAGGGAGCCCCAAAATGGGGCACCAGAAGGGCCTCCCTGCCCGCTTTCTGCCCTACCGGGCAGCACTGGCAGCCAGtgctgagctggggtgggggggtgtcatGGGGGCCGAGAGGGCGGGTGGGCCTGGCCGTGCAGGCCTGGCCGTGCGGGCTGTGCAGAGGCAAGGTGGGAGAGGGCCTCCTGACTCACTGGGGGAGCGTCCGTGGAAGTAGTTGTAGTACTGGGACACGTAGGTCAGGATGCTCAGCCGGTCAGGCACCTTCAGGGCCACCATGTCCTCGGCGTCCAGCAGGGCTGGGATGCCCAGTTCCTCCTCGGCCACACGGAAGGCCTGGTAGGGGGTGGTCAGCATGAGTGGGCTGGGGGACAacccctccttccctgccagcCCGCCAGCTCCTCCAGGAAGGAGGCCAGAAACCCACTTGAGCCCAGATAGTTCTGGGTTCAAGGTTCACGCTCTGCTCAGGCTGCatgacctccctgagcctcaatttACCAGTCCGTCCATCAGGAACCATATCCTGGCCACGCAGGAGCCGGTCCCTGCCAGGGCCAGCCTGCCGTCTCCTGCCTACAAATGCCCGTCCCTCACCTGATGGTCCTCGAGCCCCACATGCACCCTTCCCCTAACCGCTGACACAGCCACACCACACCTGAGGGCAACACCTCAGTCTCCAGGTATCCGAAACAGGGCTCCAGGGGTGACCTTCCTGCCATGCTCAGGCCAAAAGCCTCAAATCTCCTTTGACTCCCCTTCAAAATACATTCAGAATCTGACTCCTCCTGCGGCCATCATCATGCCCTTGCCGCCCGGCCCGTTATCAACACAGTTCCTGTGCACCCCGAGCACTCCCACAAAGCAGCCCAGGAGAGGAGCCCAAGCGCTTCCCATGCTCCGCCAGCCCCACTCTGCTCCCACTGCCTCCCTCACTCTGTTCCAGCCTTGCTCCCACTctgttccccccgccccccccagtctgttcccaccctcccccccccctctcccccccccccccccccttgctgtTTCTCCTCCTACCCAGGTCCCTGCCTGCCCAGCGCCCTGGCCCGGGGAGCACCCCCCCACCAGGCACGCCCCTCCCAGAAGTGCCCAGGGGGCTCCATCTTTCCGGGGCCGGACCTGCCCTGTCCCCTCATGAGGCTGCACACAGCTCTGCCGCACTGTCCCTGCATGTTCATCCTGCTGGCGCACGCTACAGTGTCACTACAGGACTTCCTGCCGCGACGGACGAGCTCCCGTCCAAGCTGTCCATCCTGAGGGCGACACGTGGAGAGCGCGGCTAAGGAACTGAATCTGTCCTTTAGTTCATCTAAATTAAGTCAAATTGAAAGGCAAACCACCAGAGCCCAGTCCGACACCCCACTGGAGAGCCGGCTCTGGGAGGAAGGGCTCGAGTCTGTCTGTAGGCAACGGCCTCCAACGACAATGGGGTGTGTTCTGCagcgaggaaactgaggcagggaagggTCTGGCGGCAGTGCGGCAGGCAGTGTGCTCAGGACCCGGCAGCCAGGTGGTTGGCAGGCTTGCACTGCAGGTCCCCACAGGGCAGGGAAGGGCCACCGGCCCGCCAGGACCCACCCCAGGGCTGGTCCTCCCCAGAGCCACCTCTGGCCCCCGTCTGCTGTGGGTGGGAACTGAGTCCCAGCCCCTCCGAacccctgccttcccccacaGGAAGAAAGGGACCAGGAGGTCCGGGGTACTAGACCAGAGGCTGTATTCCTAGGGTAGGGTGACCTGGCTCAGGATAGGCTGCGGAGCTCAGCGGTGCGTCTCTGGCCACCAGGTGCTCACCTGCTAGGCCAGGAGCTCCCACAGCTGCCCTGGGGGTACCCAAGGGGATCTGGGACCTGGCTGACGGTGCAGGGAAGACTGGAGAAATGGGAGCACTCACCAGTTTGTTGTTCTCATAAATGTTTTCCTTCCTGAGAGCATTGAAGTctctggaagagagaaagacaggtgTCCGAAGTAGCTCAGGGAGGGAGACCGAGGCACGAGGTCACCCAGCCCCAAGCGGGCAGAGCTGGCCCTGCTCCGGGCTCAGCAATGCTGGTCAGCACCTGGGCAGCCAGGCTGACCAGCATGCTCCAGGCAGAGGGTCCCCACAGGGTGGGGAAGGGCCACAGCCACCGCAGGGCCCTGTCTTCTCAGAGCCACCTCTGGTCAAGACAAAGGCACCAGCCTGGGCAGCACAGCCAAGCACATGTCCCAGTGGGCTGCTTCCAAATTCCCAGAAGCCTGTGGGCCTCGTGGGTCACCGGAGGCCCGTGTCCCAGGGGTGAGAGCAGGGGGTGGACGTAAGAGGCAGTGGGGGATGGAGCTCCACGCTGCCCACTAGTCAGGGCACCGCCAAAACCTGACCTCGGGGGTGCTGAATGTCCGAGGTGCCAGGCCCAGCCTGGACGGGACTCTGGGTCCCCGTCCAACATGGGCACACCTCAGCTCACTGCCCCCCTGCAAGGTGGCTCCAAGCAGGAAATATGGCCGGCCTGGCAGCCGCCCATCCTGACACAGGCCACTCAGATACCCACCCGCGGGGCCTCTGCCGCAGCTCAGCCCCTTCAGTATGTGCTGGACGGTTCTGGAAGCCCCTCAGCCTGGGGAGGGGCTCAGGCTGGAAGCTGCGTCCTGACCCAGCCGGGATGCGCTATTGGACCCAGGGGgagccctctcctctctctcttaagGCCTTAGTGTCCCCGTCTGGGAGGAGGATGGCAGCTTCTGACCGGAACTGGGGGGTCTGGCTGCTGCGGGTGCGGCAGGGAGGGGACGGGGCTGCCGTGTGCCCAGCTTCCTCCAAGGAGGCCCCCGCCAGCCTCCAGCCCCGCGGTCCATCACCCTGCCCGGCTTCGGGGAGAACTCACCATCCGCTCGGACCACCCCCCAGGTAATGTGTTCCAGATGCTAAGACCACCCCATGAGCACAGACCGTGCTTTTGTGCATGGGACAAGATGGAGGCAGCCCTGTCTCCAGGAGACAGAGGGGCGGGCGCGGCACCTCCTGGTTCTTCAGCGCAGCCACACGCAGCTCACCCGGGGTCTGTCCCACCAGTGTCCATAGCACACGGAGGGGCCCGTCTCCACCCGTCACCCAGGGGGCTCTCGGCAGCTGGGGCCTCCGTCCACcgtcccgcccccccccgccaccccatcCCTTTGAAAGTTCAATCTCTTTTCCAGACCTGCTCCGGGTCACTGACCCGCACAGCCGTGTCCTCAGCAAGATGCCCCGGTGGCGGGAGGGCAGGATAACAAGATCTGTTTTGTCTGCAAACACGCGGGGGAAGGAGGCCCCGATCCCTGCATCTGCCGTGGGGAGGGGGCGCAGCGGCTCGCCTGGCGGAATGCGGGGAGGGGGGCCTCGCTTCGCCCAGACCCCAAGGGAGCACCTCTCCATGGTGGTGCTGACCCCGCTGAGCAGGCGCCAAGATGGGCAGGTCGGAGCCTGCCCCGTGGCCCTTCCACTCAAGGTCAAGGACCACCctgcccccaggaccctgggtcctcAAGGCCTCCACAGTGGGCCCAGACTCCCCAGGCCAGTCTCAAACGGCCACCACACCCTTTCTGAAGCAAGTTCTCTGCCCAGGGTCTTGCCCTCCCAGCGTCTTAAGCTCAGCCCACGCTGCCCCCTCCGTGGGGCATACACTGGCCCTGCCTGATGCACCCGCCACGGCCCCTCCCCAGAGGCACCTCCCCACAGGGCACCAGCAGactcttctctgcctctggctggtGGCCTTGTGAGCTCACACCCCCATAGCAGGGGCCTCGGTCGGCGTCGCCTTTGTCCCCGAGGGCCGCCTGGCCCGGCGCTCTGGCAGAAATCTCTGGACTGAGTTGCCCAGCAAACCCTTCAGAGACTGCCAAGGAGAGACCACACCCGTCCCTGCCAGGAAGTCCAACAGGACCAGCTCTCCACCATCAGGGACTCTTGCGGGGACTGGCGGAACTGGGCCCCCCACAACGATCTGTTGGAGAGTAACCCCTGCCCCGGGACCTCAAAACGTGACCTTTGGAAACAGGATCTTCTTTACAGACAGAATCCCGTTCAAATGAGGTCATGACAGTGGGCCCTAATCCAGAACGACTGGcgtccttataaaaagggaaatcagGCCCCGGACGCAGAGGGGAGCCAGCCCTCCACCAGCCCAGCGGGGAGGCCCAGAGCCTCCGAAGGGGCCCCCCCTGCTGGCTCCTGACTCAGAGGACACACGTCTGTTCCAGCCACCCCATGTGTGGTGCCTCGTGGAGCAGGCCTGACAGACAGACAGCCCGGCTTCGGCCAACCCTCAGTGGGAAGGTGGCATATAAGGCCTTGCTGGACCAAAATGCATGAGCTGCACCCTCAGGGGCCGTGCTGGCTGCCCCTCGTTTAGGCGGCTGAGGCTCagagcacccccaccccttctACCCCGGGTAGATCGTGTTTTAGTCGAATTCCTGTCATTTAAATTCAGTTCCGTTCCGGTACAACTCCCAGGTGCCTGGGGCTCTGCACACACTGGCTGATGAATTAGTTCCCAGGCTCCCCGAGCGAGGGGACTTCTGGGGCGTCCATCTATTCTTTTGACATGGTCCAGCGAACGGACTCATCGGGTCTCTTCGTGTGTCCTGTGGCCGCTGACTGGTCTGCCGTCAGCTGGGTGCCGGCGTGGGCCCAGCCCTGGCCTGGCCACGAGAGCCAGGACACGGCCCCCCACCGCTGGCCACAGCTGACCACGACTGTTGACCTCACACTGTTGCGCCAGCCCGCCTCCTGCCCCCACGCTTTTGGGGCTCTTAGGAATGTGTACCCCCTTCCGAATTCCTGGAGAGCTGACCTCACGCTGTTTATTTCCCGGAACAAAACACAGCCACGCGGGGGGTGGGcgctgggctgggaggggctggccGAGGGGAAGGCGCCTtttccaggcacccccagtacaTCTGGAGTTAATCCCACAGGGAAGGGGAGCGGAGAGGAAGGGGagacacaaagacagacacacagagatggAGGGGGACAGAGACAAGACCGAGGccacacagcaggagagggaggcaccGGGCAGACTCTAGCACAGACCTCGGCAGCGTGGACGGCACGGGGAGGAATGGGACATGACAGGCGCCGGAGGCCCGAGGCAGGGAGAAGGGTCTCGGTGCAGGGCCCAGGGCCCCACCTCTTTGCACCGGTGGACAAGTGAGACCCCTCAGCCTCACTGCCCAGCCGTAGGCCTCCCCCAGGCGGGAGTAGACCCTGACCCCGACCCTGACCCGGGGCAGGGCCCAGCCAAGAGTCAGCCCTGGGGCTTCCGTGGTGGCCTGAGGTGGGTATCACAGGTCACTGGCCCCAGGTGGCCCCAAGGAGGTGGGCTGGCAGCTCCTCCTGGGTCCATCCTGGAGAGTCTGGCCGGAAGGAGGCCCGTGGGGGCCTGGGCAGCAGGCCCTCAGGCCGGGGAACAGAAGGCCTCTGTCCCCAGGCAGCTTCCCGCTGGCCAAGAGGCTGCTGTGGGAGGGGAGGCCAGCCCGGCTGCCTGGGCCCAGCCCACCCTCTGCTCTGGC includes:
- the MICALL2 gene encoding MICAL-like protein 2 isoform X1; the protein is MAATKALQQWCRQQCEGYRDVNITNMTTSFRDGLAFCAILHRHRPDLLDFNALRKENIYENNKLAFRVAEEELGIPALLDAEDMVALKVPDRLSILTYVSQYYNYFHGRSPIGGMAGIKRPSSESSEEPSGKKATSQLARPSPTAAQEQPLSPANRNPTIQRKDGSSGGLLPKTASPSSSVSSTCGVCGKHVHLVQRHLADGKLYHRSCFRCKQCSNTLHSGAYRPTGEPGVFVCSSHHPEATSASPTLRTPGPRRPGAVPSDSQPRNAPWKAQEANGLRDTGPKSRPAALEPVVGKSAAKGVPTPAEPPASASSHVHAGSSAKPSFSAGLQGGKASMRVANSSPAAWSPLVQDKAAVSPRPALMPSAADSHLATPQGSVTPHVAAPQTKVSVGPASPVPADAPDSTPSASKMQQAREKFFQTPGPTPSPGLAGRVPAPADVASGDSSREEALSCLRKALPRLGDTGAQLPGRPSPALQSHTSTEGPQASPSAKLAQLAPPRTLSPPARPELPAPLKVGTTSGAATSSQAGRPVCSGASRASTGSRPKPEAPPLKGTSASPQEDPEDGPAGWRARLKPVKKNPAERVLLAEPRTGEALGKAHESSKGPVHVSPTPLLPDKTVDAARPPPSPSGKPLGSAGVPSSPGKAVTNATRLPPNYMPPEEIQRQMQDIESQLDALELKGVELEKNLRAAEGDASEDALMADWFQLIHEKQLLLRQESELMYKARDQRLVEQQMDLEGELRQLMAKPKYLKSLQDQQREEELLSQYISTVDDRSNIVDFLEEDRLRELEEDEMLQNMIQRLDLQRNSGDQKKKSKFSLSRVLSLRSKSRTPE
- the MICALL2 gene encoding MICAL-like protein 2 isoform X2 codes for the protein MAATKALQQWCRQQCEGYRDVNITNMTTSFRDGLAFCAILHRHRPDLLDFNALRKENIYENNKLAFRVAEEELGIPALLDAEDMVALKVPDRLSILTYVSQYYNYFHGRSPIGGMAGIKRPSSESSEEPSGKKATSQLARPSPTAAQEQPLSPANRNPTIQRKDGSSGGLLPKTASPSSSVSSTCGVCGKHVHLVQRHLADGKLYHRSCFRCKQCSNTLHSGAYRPTGEPGVFVCSSHHPEATSASPTLRTPGPRRPGAVPSDSQPRNAPWKAQEANGLRDTGPKSRPAALEPVVGKSAAKGVPTPAEPPASASSHVHAGSSAKPSFSAGLQGGKASMRVANSSPAAWSPLVQDKAAVSPRPALMPSAADSHLATPQGSVTPHVAAPQTKVSVGPASPVPADAPDSTPSASKMQQAREKFFQTPGPTPSPGLAGRVPAPADVASGDSSREEALSCLRKALPRLGDTGAQLPGRPSPALQSHTSTEGPQASPSAKLAQLAPPRTLSPPARPELPAPLKVGTTSGAATSSQAGRPVCSGASRASTGSRPKPEAPPLKGTSASPQEDPEDGPAGWRARLKPVKKNPAERVLLAEPRTGEALGKAHESSKGPVHVSPTPLLPDKTVDAARPPPSPSVGKPLGSAGVPSSPGKAVTNATRLPPNYMPPEEIQRQMQDIESQLDALELKGVELEKNLRAAEGDASEDALMADWFQLIHEKQLLLRQESELMYKARDQRLVEQQMDLEGELRQLMAKPKYLKSLQDQQREEELLSQYISTVDDRSNIVDFLEEDRLRELEEDEMLQNMIQRLDLQRNSGDQKKKSKFSLSRVLSLRSKSRTPE